The following proteins are co-located in the Eptesicus fuscus isolate TK198812 chromosome 9, DD_ASM_mEF_20220401, whole genome shotgun sequence genome:
- the LOC129150229 gene encoding LOW QUALITY PROTEIN: spindlin-1-like (The sequence of the model RefSeq protein was modified relative to this genomic sequence to represent the inferred CDS: inserted 2 bases in 1 codon), with protein sequence MKTPFGKTPGQRSRADAGHAGVPASMMKKRTSHKKHRSSVGPSNXVSQPRRNIVGCRIQHGWKEGSGPVTQWKGTVLDQVPVNPSLYLIKYDGFDCVYEFNKDERVSALEVLPDRVATSRFSDAHLADTMIGKAVEHMFETEDGSKDEWRGMVLARAPIMNTWFYITYEKDPVLYMYQVLDDDKEGDLRIMPDSNDSPPAEREPGEVVDSLVGKQVEYAKEDGSKRTLMVIHQVEAKPSVYFIKFDDDFHIYVYDLVKTS encoded by the exons ATGAAGACCCCATTCGGGAAGACACCTGGCCAACGGTCCAGAGCTGATGCAGGCCATGCTGGTGTACCTGCAAGCATGATGAAGAAAAGGACGTCCCACAAAAAACACCGGAGCAGCGTGGGGCCGAGCAA CGTGTCCCAGCCTCGGCGGAACATCGTAGGCTGCAGGATTCAGCATGGGTGGAAGGAGGGCAGTGGCCCTGTCACCCAGTGGAAAGGAACCGTTCTGGACCAGGTGCCTGTAAACCCTTCTTTGTATCTTATAAAATACGATGGATTTGACTGTGTTTATGAATTTAATAAAGATGAAAGAGTTTCTGCGCTTGAAGTCCTCCCTGATAGAGTTGCAACATCTCGATTCAGCGATGCGCACTTAGCCGACACAATGATTGGCAAAGCTGTAGAGCACATGTTTGAGACCGAGGATGGCTCTAAAGACGAATGGAGGGGAATGGTCTTGGCACGTGCCCCTATAATGAACACATGGTTTTACATCACCTATGAGAAAGACCCGGTCTTGTACATGTACCAGGTCTTAGATGATGATAAAGAAGGTGACCTTCGCATTATGCCTGATTCTAATGATTCACCTCCAGCAGAAAGGGAACCAGGAGAAGTTGTGGATAGCCTAGTAGGCAAACAAGTGGAATATGCCAAAGAAGATGGCTCTAAAAGGACTCTTATGGTCATTCATCAAGTAGAAGCCAAACCGTCTGTCTATTTCATCAAGTTTGATGATGATTTCCATATTTATGTCTACGATTTGGTGAAAACATCCTAG